In the Gemmatimonadota bacterium genome, AAGGCCGAAGATCTGCGCCGGCTAGCTGCCTTTTATGGCTGTAGCCTCAGCGAGCTCCTTCCCCCGGCTTCCGACGACCAGGGAACGGATGGCGTTGCCGAGCTGTTCCGCTCCCATCCTGATCTCGCCGAAGATCAGGGGCCGAGTTCCCTCGCCGGTGTGTGCGCGATCGCGAGAACTCTCACCGATCTGGAAGCAAGACTCGAGATCGACGCCACTGCATACTCGCTTCCTTTGTACCGAGTTGAGCGCGTAACTACGGCGTGGCAAGCGGCGCGGCAAGGATATCGCATTGCAGAGGATGAGCGGCGGCGCCTAGCACTTGGAGAGGGGCCCATCCGCTTTCTTGACGAGCTGCTGATTACGTCCGGCGTGCGTTCGGCCAAGGCGACTCTGCCGACCGGAGTCCTCTCGATTTCGATCGCTCAACCGGATCACGGGCTTCTTGTTGTGGTCGACAAGAACCTTGGCCTCGCACACCGCCGCTTCAGATACGCACACGGACTTGCCCATCTCCTGTTCGATACCGAAGGGCCGTGGCGCGTATGCGGTGCTGGCGGAGCGCCTGACTTGGCGGAGGTGAGGGCAGACGCTTTCGCCAGCGCCTTTCTGATTCCCCAGCACGGCCTTCGTCGATACGTGGAGACCCTCGGCAAAGAGACGCTGGGACGCGTTGGTCCCACGGTACTCTCGGTGTATTCGGAGGGCGACGGTCGTGACAAGACGGGCGAGAGCCGTCGTGTGGATGGTCGCCAGCGTAGGGGTCGTCATCCGATGACCTTGTCGGACGTCCTGCGCACGGCTCACTACTACGGCACGAGTCCCAGCGTGGCAGCACATCGTTTGAGAAACCTCCGACTATTGACGGACCGTGAACTCGATCAACTCCAGACGATGTTGCAAAGCGAAAAGCGTGCGCCGGTCGACGAGGAACTTGCGCTGCAGGCGGCACCCCATGAGATGGACTCCCTCTGTTCTCGACTGGCGGAGCTCGCGGCCAGCGCACTCCATCGGGGGCACATCGATACCCCCAGATTCGACGAAGTAGCGGATCTCGCAGGAGTTCCCGTGGCAGACCGAGAGCGTCTCTTGGCCATTACTGCCACGCCTCCACAGCAAGAGCGTGAGAGTTCCAGCCAGACTTCGCATGAAGGAGCGGGATGAGCGTCACCCGGATCTACAACGCACCGCCGGACGCTCAGGAGATGCTGGTGTTGCTCCGGCGGCTTCACGCGGAGTCCCCACAGGGTCTCGACCAGATTCGACCTGGACTGGACCAGAGGGAGACCGTCGGTGTGAACGCCAAGGGCGACGACCAGAAGCGCTTCGATGTCGCTGCTGACGAATGGATCCGACAGTGGCTTTCAGAGCAATTCGAAAGCGGTGTCGTGGAGTCTGAGGAGCGGACGGGCGCGTTCGAGTTTGGGAACGGCAAGCAAGGCTACCGTTTCATCGTCGACCCGGTCGATGGTTCCGACAACTTCGCGCGTGGCCTGCCGTTGTCCGCCATCTCGCTGGCTATCCTTCCGCGACAGACCCGGGTCTCCACTGACCAAGTCATCTACGCGTTGGTGGGTGACGCATCGGGCCCCGCCGCCGCCGTCGCGGCACGCGGAGATGGAGCCTACTCCGACGGCCGGAGCTTGCGCACATCGGAGACGCGCCGTCTTCGCGACGCTTTCGTTTCCTGTGAGTTGAACCATTGGGCGCCGGGCGCCTCTCTGGCCAAGGTGCTAGGGACGTGCTCCGGTGTGCGTGTCTACGGCTGCGCCTCACATGCTCTTCGCCTGTTGGCAGAGGGGGCGCTGGATGCCCATGTCGACGTCAGGAACCGATTGACGCCCGAGAGTTTTCTCGCGGCCTCGTTACTCGTCACCGAGGCCGGTGGCCACATCTGCCGTGTGGACGGCGGGGCGCTCGGTCCATTTCAATCGCTGCAGGATCGCACGACACTCGTCGCCGCATCCACGAAAGAACTTTCGGAGGAGATTATCAATGCCCTCGCTGGATAGGATTCCACCCGCGGAAACAGCCACTCCCCTTGCCGTGATCCTCGCGGCCGGCGAGGGGAGCCGCCTGCGGAAAGTTCGTTCGGCCGTGCCCAAACCGCTTGTCCGCTTGCGAGGCCTTTCGATCGCTGAGAGATCGATAGCACAACTGCTCACGGCTGGTGTGGAGCGATTTGTCGTCGTTCTCGGCTGTGACGCGGCGCTTGTCCGGCACGAATTCGAGCGCGTCGCGAGACGACGTCGCTGCCATATCTCTTTTGTCGAGGCTGAGAACTGGGAAAAAGGGAACGGCTGTTCCGCGGTCGCTGCCGCTCCCTTGGTCGGCGACGGACCGTTTCTCCTGACCATGGTCGATCACCTGCTATCCACGGAGATGATCCGGCATGTGCTGGCTGACCCACCGGCACTGGACGAAGTCGCGCTCGCCGTCGATCACGCTACTGAAGACGTGTTCGATCTTGCCGATCTCACAAGAGTGGAGGTGTCCGGAGGGCGCATTGAAGCGATTGGGAACGACCTCGCGACTTGGAACGCAGGCGATACGGGGCTGTTCTACTGTTCCTCAAGGCTATTCGAAGGGCTGGCAAGAGCGCACAGGCAGGGGAAGTTCTCCTTGACGGACGGGATCCGAGAATGCGCTGCCCAAGGAGGGGTTCGTGCGATCGACGTGACCGGTAAGCTTTGGCTCGATGTGGACACGCCGGAAGCCTTTCAGGAAGCGACGCGCTGGATCGACGCGGCCATGGAGAAGGGGGGAGAAGATGGCTTCATCTCCCAGTTCATGAACCGTCCGGCCTCCCGTCGCCTTTCGGTGGCTCTGTCGAGAACGCCCCTGACACCCAATCACATCACGCTGATATCCTTCTTCATGGCGCTGCTCGGCGCCGTCGGCTTGGCCACTACAGACCCGTGGATTTGGATCGCCGCAGGGATGCTCATTCAGATCGCCTCTATCGTGGATGGGTGCGACGGTGAGATCGCGCGGATCAAGTTGCTTCACAGTCCCCAAGGCGCCTGGCTAGATACGGTGTTGGATCGGTATTCCGATCTGATGATCGGGCTTGCCGTGACATTCGGGGCTTCACAACTGTACGACGCGCTCTGGGTTTGGCCAGCCGGCTTCGCTGCAACGGCGAGCTTCCTCATGGCGAGCTATGTTACCAAGGAGTTCCAGATTCGTTTTCGGCGTCCCTATCCCAATGGTCTCCTAAACAAACTCAAGCGCCGAGATCTTCGCATCTTCGTCATCGCGGTCGGTGCTGTAGTGGGGCACCCGTTTATGGCGCTGCTGGCCGTCGGGTTAGTGACTCACCTTGCCGTGTTCCTGATTCTCGTGTCTGGCTGGCAGACCACTCTCGATACATGGCGAGTGCCTACGCCACAAGGCATAGGAACTTCAACGGGCCCATACATCGCAAGTGAGGCATACGACTGGTCGAACACGGACTCTGGGATGAGTCTCGGCCTCGGTTCAAAGGCCGGAGTCTGATCCGGGAGGAAGTCTCCTTGGGGCGGCGCCTCGGCGAATCGTGGAGCCTGCCACTACCACTCACCTTGCGGCCTGCGGTGTGCTTGGGCACGGTGAATAGGGAGTCCAGCGATGGGCGCGACCCAAGCGCGCCATCCTATAGCAGTTTCTGGTTGAGGCGCTTTTCCTCTGCACACTCGCCGGCTTCCTGGGGGTGGCTGCCGGCTACGGCGCCCCGGAAGTGATGACGCGGGTCGCCGGATGGGATACGGCAGTTCGGCTCGAAGCGGTGATTAGGGGTACGAATAAGCCCACACGGCCGGCGCCCGCCGCTTTCGCGGGCGGGCGCCGTCAGGTGAGCGCGCGGAATAAGCCGAGTTCTGTCCCCTCGCGGGGGAGGATCATTCATCTGGGGCCGCCGTTACCGACAGCCTCGTGCGGCCTACCCGGAACTCAGGCGGAGCGGGCCACTCCTCGTTCCCTATTTGGCCTTGCTTCAGGTGGGGTTTGCCAGCGACTCGCTGTTACCAGGAGCCCGGTGCGCTCTTACCGCACCCTTTCACCCTTGCCTGTGCCGCTAAGCGGCCATCGGCGGTCTACTCTCTGCTGCACTTTCCGTCGCCTCACGACGCCCGGGCGTTACCCGGCACCTTGCCCTGTGGAGCTCGGACTTTCCTCCGGCGGCCGAAACCACCGGCGATCCTCACTCGCACGCTCGGAGGAATGCTAATGCTTGGCGCTGCGTCAGGTAAGCGCGCGGAGAGCGTCGGCGGGCGTCATGGCAGCTACTGGAGACCGCCGGAAGTCCTTCGTATTCCGAGTGACGATGAACTCCGCCCCGCACGCGCGAGCGGCCGCAACCTGCATCGCGTCCTCGAAGTCCCGCATGGGGAGCGAGGTCGCGTAGCGCAGCGCTTCGGTATCCGTGGGGGCGACGGTCACGAAATGCGTTAGGCCTTCGATGAAGTCCTTCGCGGCCGCGCCGCCTCGCGTGGGCCTGACGAGGTAGTAGAAGTTCGAGATCGTGTGCCAGGCCACGAACGCGCTACGTGGGGCGCGCTCCAGGTGGTCGAGCAGCTCCGCCGCAGCGTCGGCGTGCGGCGTCCGATCGAGCGCTACATCGAGCAGCACGTCGGTATCGAGCAGAATCACAGGTACTTCTTCGCGAGCGCCCGGTAGAGTGGGTCGTTCCCATCGGCGGCCTCGAAGCGACCTCTCCAGCGTGCGGAGAACGACGGCGACTCGTCGCCCGCCATCTCTCGAAGCGAGTCTTCGACGAGCGAGGACAGCGACACGCCGCGGCCCCGCGCATACCGCTTCGCACGGGGAAGGAGCTCGGAGTCGACAGTAATCGTGAGTTTCTTTTTCATCTGATACGTATACGTGGGATTGATATAGTATACGTATTCCTCTCCGCTCCCCCAACCTCGCTTCCCCCCTACCCCACCCGTATCCTCCCCCGCCATGAACTCGCCCGAGTACGACCTCGACGCGGTGCGGAGCCAGATCCCGATCCTGCGCACGCACATCCCGATGAACAACTGCTCGCAGGCGCCCCAGTGCTCGGCCACGCGCGCCGCCGCGGACACGTATCTGGATTCCTGGAACGAGGCGGGCATGGACTGGGATGCGTGGATCGGCGAGGTCGAAGCCGCGCGTGCCGAGTTCGCCGCATTCGTCGGCGCGCAGGCGACCGATGTGGCCATCGCGACGTCGGTCTCCCAGGCCACCGCAAGTATCGCGAGCGGGCTCGACTTCACCGGCAAACGGTACGGCGTGGTCGCGAGCGGCGGGGAATTCCCGACCGTGGGGCACGTGTGGCTCGCGCAGGAACGCTTCGGTGCCGAAGTGAGCTGGGTCCCGGTGCGCGACGGCATGATTCACCTCGACGACTACGCGTCCTTGATCGGAGAGCAGACGCTGGTGGTATCCGCGTGCCGGGGCTACTACCAGACCGGCTTCAAGCAGGACGTCGGCGCCATCGCGGAAATGGCCCACGCCGAGGGTGCTCTGCTCTACGTGGACGCGTATCAGACGCTGGGCACCGAAGTGTTCGACGCGCCTTCGAGCGGCGCGGACTTCGTCGCCTCGGGCAATCTCAAGTTCCTGATGGGCATGCCCGGCATCGCTTTTCTTTGGGTCAGGCCGGGGGTTGCCGAGCAGCTCCAGCCCTCGATCACCGGGTGGTTCGGGCGCGAGGACCCGTTCGCGTTCGATGCGCAGCAGCTTGATTGGGGTGAGGGTGCGAGGCGCCTCGACACGGGCACGCCGCCCGTCGTGGAGGCATATGTCGCGCGCGCGGGCATGGCCTGGATGCGCGAGCTCGGCATGGCCGCGATCGCCGACTGGGACGCGCATCTCGGGCTCCACACCGTGCAGGGCGCACTCGCTCGTGGTATGGAAGTCATGGGGCCGACCGACGAGCTCCATGAGCCCCGAGCGCCCACGACCGCGATCGCGTGTGCGGACAGCCACGCGGTTGAAGCAAGGCTACGCGAGCGCGGCATCATCGCATCGGCACGCGGGCCCGCGATCCGCATCGCGCCGCATTTCTATAACACGACGGACGATGTGGATCAGGCGCTGGACGCGCTGAGGGAGGTGATGGAGTCGGCGTGAGTCAGCGCGAGACCTTCGGCACACGGCTGGGGCTACTCGCAACGATGATCGGCCTGGCGGTCGGCCTCGGCAATGTGTGGCGGTTCCCATACATGGTCGGGCAGTTCGGCGGCGCAGCGTTCATCCTTCTCTACGTGGCGATCGCCGGGCTGATCGGCGTGCCGGCGCTCATGGGCGAATGGTCGCTCGGGCGGCACACACGGCGTGGCACGCTCGGGGCGTACGAGCGAGTGGGCGTGCCGGGCGGCCGCGGAGTCGGCTGGCTGCTCATCGGAATCGTGTGGTTCGCGGTCGCCTACTATACCAACGCGATCGGTTGGGTGGTGTACCACACGCTGGCGGAGGTGCTCACCCCGTTCGGCCGGCCGATCGACGCGTCGCGGATCCTCCCGCCCGAGACCGGATTCTCGGGCGTTGCGTTCGGGCTGCAGCTCGGATTCACGGCGCTGGTCCTGCTGGCTGAGGCTGCGATCATCCTGCGGGGTGTGCGAGCCGGCATCGAGACAGCGTCCAAGATCATCACGCCCGTCCTCTTCGTTGTGCTGCTCATCGTAATCGTGCGATCGGTCACGTTGCCCGGAGCGGGCGAGGGCATCCGCTGGCTGCTGGCGTTCGACGCCTCGAGCATCACCCCGACAGTCGCGATCGCCGCTTTGGGCCAGGTCGTCTTTTCGGTCGGACTCGGCGGCACGCTGATGCTCGTGTACGGATCGTACCTCGGCAGTGACGCCAACATTCGATCCGACGCGATTTGGACGGTCGTCGGTGATACCGGCGCGGGGCTCCTGGCGGGTCTTGCGATCTTCCCGGCGGTCTTCGCTTTCGGCATGGAGCCGGGTTCGGGCCCCGGGCTGCTGTTCGCGACACTGCCGCAGATCTTCGCGCAGCTACCGGCCGGGTGGGTCTTCGGCACACTCTTCTTCGGCGGCTTGTCCGGGGCCGCGCTTCTATCCGGGATCGCGGCGTTCGAAGTCATCGTCGCCGGCTTCACCGACAGCTTCGCATGGTCGCGCCGCCGCGCCACCTGGACCGTGTACGCGGTCTCGATCGTCCTCGCGATCCCACCGATGATCAACCTCGAGATCTTCGTGCCCTGGGACCTCACGTTCGGCTCGGGCGGCCAGACGTTTGGAGCGCTCGTCGCAGTCGTGACCGTTGGCTGGGTGATGAACCGCGCCACGCTCCTCGAGCAGATCGCCGGGGACACGCCTTCGGCGGCCGACCGCGCTCTCATCCACTGGCTCCGGTGGGTGGTACCGACCGCTGTGATGGCGGCCGCGCTTTGGTGGCTGATCACCGACGTGCTGGGTGCCGCCCAAGGCGTGTAGCGGTCCGGCACAGGCTGCGGCTAGCTTCCTTCCATCTGAGGTACCCCATGGAGAGAACCCATGCATCGTCGTGCTCTTCTCGTCGTCGCTTCGCTGCTTCTCATCGCGCCCATCGCAGTCGAGGCGCAGGCGGAGCCGATCGTCATCTACGTCGTTCGCCACGCCGAGCGCGCCGACGACGGCCCCAATTCGGGGTTCACGGGGGATACCAGCGATCCGCCGATTTCCGAGTCCGGCTGGGCACGTGCACGACTCATCGCGGAGATGCTCGACGATGCCGGTGTGACCCAGGTGCATTCCACGGACTACTTGCGCACGCGTTCGACCGGCGAGCCGACGGCTGAGGCCGAGGGGCTCGAGATCGAGTCATACGATCCACGCGACCTGCCGGGCTTCGCGGCCCGGCTCAGGACGATGCCGGGCAGGCATCTCGTCCTGGGTCACAGCAATACCACACCACAGCTCGTCGAGGCGCTGGGTGGGGATCCCGGCACTGCGATCGAGGCGATGGAATACGATCGCTTCTACATCGTTACGATCGTCGGCGGCACCGTGAGCACGGTCCTGCTCCGTTTCGGGGAGCCGTTCGAGGGGCGCTGAGAGAGCCATGTCGTATGACGCCGTCGTCGTCGGAGCCGGACCGAACGGCCTCTCGGCCGCGATCGAGCTCGCACGGAACGGGCTCTCCGTTCTGCTGCGTGAGGCGACCTCCACGGTCGGGGGCGCGGCCCGCACCGAGGAGCTGACCGAGCCGGGCTTTCTTCACGACGTCGGGTCGGCGGTCTACCCGATGGGCATCGGCTCGCCGTTCTTCAACTCGCTCCCGCTCGAAGAACACGGCTTGCAGTGGGTTCACCCACCGGTTCCGTTCGCCCACCCGCTCGACGGCGGGCGCGCCGTCGTGTTCCATCGCTCGGTCGGGCATACCGTGACCGTGCTGGGCAAGGACGGGGCAGCGTACCGCCGGCTGGTCCAGCCGTTCGTGCGCAAGTGGCCGACCTTCGTGGATCACGTGATGACGACGCCCGTGCGTCCGCCGCGCGACCCGGTGCTGATGGGTCGTTTCGCCCTGCGTGCGATCCAGTCGACGACGGCGCTGGCCTCGAGGTTCAAGACCGAGGAGGCGAGAGCCCTCCTCGCCGGGTGCGCCGGGCACTCCGCCGTCCGACTGGAGGTCGCTCCTTCGGCTGCGATCGGGATGGTGCTCATGGTCGCCGGCCACGCGGTGGGGTGGCCCGTTCCGAAGGGCGGTGCCGGCGCGCTCACGGGGGCGTTGGCCTCACTCTTCGAGTCGTTGGGAGGCGTGATCGAGACCGATGCCCCCGTCGCATCGCTCGAGCAGCTACCGCCCCGGAAGGCGACGCTGCTCGCGCTCACGCGGGGTCAGGTGGCAGCGGTCGCCGGCGAGCATTTCCCCGACGGCCACCGAGCTCGGCTCGAGGCGTGGCGGTACGGCCCGGGCGCCTTCAAGGTCGACTGGGCGCTCGACGGCCCGATCCCGTGGCAAGCATCCGAGTGCGAGCTTGCCGGTACACTGCACCTCGGTGGCTCGCTCGAGGAGATCGCGGCCGCCGAGCGGGCTCCCTGGGAGGGCCGGGTGTCCGACGAGCCCTTCGTGCTGTTGGCGCAGCCGTCTCGATTCGACGCGACCCGTGCGCCCGAGGGCAAACACACGGCCTGGGCGTATTGCCACGTGCCGAACGGCTGGGAGGGTGACGCAACCGCCGCGATCGAAGCGCAGGTGGAACGCTTCGCACCGGGCTTCGGCGCGAGGGTGATCGCGCGTCGGATACACGGTCCCGCCGCGCTGCAGGCATGGAACGCCAACCTCGTCGGTGGGGACATCAATGGTGGCGCGCTCACGATGTATCAGACCTTCGGACCGAGTCGGTGGAAGCTCAGCCCGTGGACCACGCCCGTCAGCGACCTCTACGTCTGCTCGGCATCGACGCCACCAGGCGGTGGCGTGCACGGGATGTGTGGATACCACGCGGCCCGAGCCGCGCTGAGGCGTACGTTCAAGATCCGCTGAGACTAGAAGCGCGTCCCGAAAAGCACGGTGAGTCCAAACTCCGGGCTGAACGGCGTCCAGCCGCGTGCGCCGGTGACCTTGATCCATCGATCGCCGCCGATCACCGCCCCCACCCTCACTTCCCCGAGGTTCTCGTTGCCGCGTCGATCGCGGCTCGACCTCGGATCGTGCTGCCCGGTCAGCTCCAGGAGGGGGCTCACGAGCCCTCCCTCGTACATGAATGATGCCGCGAACAGGATGGGCTCGATCTGCTCGTGACGTGGGTCGCGCGTGCCGTTGACCCCCGCGCCCCCTTCGATCGAAACAGCGAGCGGACCTCGGTGGAAGCGCAGGCCGAGCGTGGCGAAGAAGTCCGCCTGGTCCCGGCCCAAACCCTCCCGATTGTCGGTGGTGGGAAGCCGCGTGCCGAAGCGAAGCGCCGCGCCGACCTTGGCATCGTTCCCGGTCAGGCGGATGATCGTCGACACCCGGATATCCCCCGCATCGCGTCGACTCGAGCCGTCGGGAGGTCGCGTATCCTCGAGGGGCTCCGCGAAGACATGCTGGTCGACGAAGAGACGAAGGAGCGTGCCTGCCAAGCGTACAGCCACGCGCTCGTACGCCCATGTGGCCTGGAACGCGGCGACCTCGGCTAGGCGGCCCTCGACACCGGCGAGCGAAACTCGCTGACCCGTGTAGAAGCCCCCACCCACCACGACCGTGCCGCCCGGACGCTCGAAGGTCGACCAGCCCATGGGGTCGAGTGGGCGCAACTGCGCTCCCCCCGGTACGGCAAAGCAACCGAGAGCCAGGAGCGAGAGCACACCTGCAAACAGTGCGAAAAGGGGGAGAATTCGGGGCATGGCGACAGCAATATGGCAGCGGCGAAACGGCTCCGTAAGGCCCGACGGGCTGATCGACTGCTCTGGCGGGGCCCGTGCGACACAAGCAGGTTGTCTCGACTCACTTCCCGCGGATCGGATCCGGACGAATGGCATATCGCTCAGCCTCAGCACTGCTCGCCCTGCTTCTCCTCCCCCTCGCCGCAACCGCCCAAAACGACGGCGAGTGGCGCGCATACGGAAGCGACGGCGCCTACACGCACTACACCCCGCTCGATCAGATCGACGCGTCGAACGTCCGGGACCTCGAGATCGTGTGGCGCTGGAGCGGACGCAACTTCGGTCCGAACCCGTTCACCCGGACGGAGACGACACCGCTGATGGTCGACGGGGTCCTTTACGCGACCGCCGGCATCACGCGCACCGTCGTTGCGATCGACCCGGGCACCGGGGAGACCCTCTGGACCTGGCGCATGGACGAGAGTGATCGCCTCCGGGGCGCGCCCCGGGCGAATTCCGGTCGTGGCGTGTCGTACTGGGAGGATGCGTCCGGCAAGGGGCGCATTGTGGTCGTGACCCCGGGTTACCACATGGCGGCGCTCGACGCCAAGACGGGCATTCCGGTGGAGGGCTTCGGCAAGCACGGCATCGTCGACCTCACGGAAGGCCACCGGACACGAGACGGCATCGACATGGCCAGCTCCATCGGGGCCAGTTCTCCGGCATCCGTCGTGGGCGACGTGATCGTGGTCGGATCGGCGCACCACGTCGGGATGCGGCCGCCTTCCATGGTGAACACGCCCGGCGACATCCGAGGCTTCGACGCCGCAACCGGCGAGCTGATCTGGACGTTCAAGACGATCCCCGAAGCCGGAGAGCTCGGGGTCGATACGTGGGAGGATGAGTCCTGGACGTATACCGGCAACGCTGGGGCGTGGGCAGGCATCTCGTACGATACCGAGACCGGAATCGTCTACGTGCCCACCGAGGCCGCCACCGGCGACCTGTACGGTGGTCACAGGCACGGCATCAATCTCTTTTCGACGAGTCTCGTCGCCTTGGATTCCAGGACAGGCGAGCGCGTGTGGCACTTCCAGACGATCCATCACGACATCTGGGACTGGGACAACCCGTCCCCTCCGATCCTCGCCGACCTCGTGATCGACGGGGTCGAGCGGAAGATCGTGGCACTAATCACCAAGCAGAGCTTCGTATTCGTCTTCGACCGCCTGACCGGTGAACCGATCTGGCCGATCGAGGAGCGCGCCGTCCCCCAGAGTGATACGCCAGGCGAGTGGACGTCACCGACGCAGCCCTTCCCGACTAAGCCCGCACCGTTCGATCGGCAGGGCTTCAGCGAGGACGACCTCATCGACTTCACGCCCGAGATCAAGGCACGGGCGATGGAGATCGCCAGCGCGTACCGCATGGGCCCGATCTATTCGCCCCCGTCACTGCAGGAGCACGAGGACGGCACGCGCGGTCAGCTCTCGCTGCCGAGCTCGATCGGCGGGTCGAACTGGGAGGGCGGGGTCCTAGACCCGGAGACGGGATTCCTCTACATAGGCTCGATGACCAACCCGTCGGTGCTGGCGCTGGTCGAGGGGGGAGACCGCTCCGACATGGACTACATCGCCGGCGGCGGGCGCGCTCAGATCGCGCGGGGCGTATCGATCGTCAAGCCTCCATGGGGACGCATCACCGCGATCGACCTGACCACGGGCGAGCACGCTTGGATGATCGCCAACGGAGACACGCGGCCCAACGTGGCAGAAGCCCTCGGGCTGGATCTCGCGGACCTGCCAAGGACGGGGAAGGCGTCCCGCGCGGGGCTCATGGTGACCAAAACGCTCCTCTTTGCGGGAGAAGGCCTGTCCGGGGACCCGATCCTGCGGGCACACGACAAAGCCACCGGTGAGATCATAGCCGAGCTCGAGCTGCCCAATGCCCAGGGCGGTCTACCGATGTCGTATATGCACGAGGGCAAGCAGTACGTGTTGCTCGCCGTTGGCGGCGGCGGGGAACCAGCCGAGATCGTGGCGTTCGCGCTGCCCGACGGGGAATGAAGCGTGAGAAGACAGGGGTTGGCCGCCGCGCCCACGTCGCCGTCGGCGTCGGGGTGGCCGTCCTCCTCTGTAGCTGCGCCGATGCCGAGCCCGACGCACCTCCGTCGGAGCTGACGCCGTCCGAGGGCGTGTTCGGTCAGGCGCCTGCGGCGCTGGGGGGGATCCCTTCCGTGATCACGCTGGAGACCCAAGCGCCGCTCGACAGAAGTGAGGCCCCCGAATTCCTCATGGATCAACTCGGACTGCAGTTTTCGCCGCTGCGCCTCTTCGTGCGAGTGGGCGAGCCGGTCCGCTTCCAGAACAGTGAGTCAATCGCCCACAACGTCCATGTCAGCTCCATGTCCGGCGACTCCACGGTGTTCAACGAGGATACGATGCTCGGCCAGAGTGCGAGCTTCGTCTTCGACGAAGAGGGTGGTTACGACGTCAAGTGTGATGTGCACCCGGGCATGACCGCGTTCATTTTCG is a window encoding:
- a CDS encoding PIN domain-containing protein, producing MILLDTDVLLDVALDRTPHADAAAELLDHLERAPRSAFVAWHTISNFYYLVRPTRGGAAAKDFIEGLTHFVTVAPTDTEALRYATSLPMRDFEDAMQVAAARACGAEFIVTRNTKDFRRSPVAAMTPADALRALT
- a CDS encoding aminotransferase class V-fold PLP-dependent enzyme, with the protein product MNSPEYDLDAVRSQIPILRTHIPMNNCSQAPQCSATRAAADTYLDSWNEAGMDWDAWIGEVEAARAEFAAFVGAQATDVAIATSVSQATASIASGLDFTGKRYGVVASGGEFPTVGHVWLAQERFGAEVSWVPVRDGMIHLDDYASLIGEQTLVVSACRGYYQTGFKQDVGAIAEMAHAEGALLYVDAYQTLGTEVFDAPSSGADFVASGNLKFLMGMPGIAFLWVRPGVAEQLQPSITGWFGREDPFAFDAQQLDWGEGARRLDTGTPPVVEAYVARAGMAWMRELGMAAIADWDAHLGLHTVQGALARGMEVMGPTDELHEPRAPTTAIACADSHAVEARLRERGIIASARGPAIRIAPHFYNTTDDVDQALDALREVMESA
- a CDS encoding NAD(P)/FAD-dependent oxidoreductase; amino-acid sequence: MSYDAVVVGAGPNGLSAAIELARNGLSVLLREATSTVGGAARTEELTEPGFLHDVGSAVYPMGIGSPFFNSLPLEEHGLQWVHPPVPFAHPLDGGRAVVFHRSVGHTVTVLGKDGAAYRRLVQPFVRKWPTFVDHVMTTPVRPPRDPVLMGRFALRAIQSTTALASRFKTEEARALLAGCAGHSAVRLEVAPSAAIGMVLMVAGHAVGWPVPKGGAGALTGALASLFESLGGVIETDAPVASLEQLPPRKATLLALTRGQVAAVAGEHFPDGHRARLEAWRYGPGAFKVDWALDGPIPWQASECELAGTLHLGGSLEEIAAAERAPWEGRVSDEPFVLLAQPSRFDATRAPEGKHTAWAYCHVPNGWEGDATAAIEAQVERFAPGFGARVIARRIHGPAALQAWNANLVGGDINGGALTMYQTFGPSRWKLSPWTTPVSDLYVCSASTPPGGGVHGMCGYHAARAALRRTFKIR
- a CDS encoding sodium-dependent transporter codes for the protein MSQRETFGTRLGLLATMIGLAVGLGNVWRFPYMVGQFGGAAFILLYVAIAGLIGVPALMGEWSLGRHTRRGTLGAYERVGVPGGRGVGWLLIGIVWFAVAYYTNAIGWVVYHTLAEVLTPFGRPIDASRILPPETGFSGVAFGLQLGFTALVLLAEAAIILRGVRAGIETASKIITPVLFVVLLIVIVRSVTLPGAGEGIRWLLAFDASSITPTVAIAALGQVVFSVGLGGTLMLVYGSYLGSDANIRSDAIWTVVGDTGAGLLAGLAIFPAVFAFGMEPGSGPGLLFATLPQIFAQLPAGWVFGTLFFGGLSGAALLSGIAAFEVIVAGFTDSFAWSRRRATWTVYAVSIVLAIPPMINLEIFVPWDLTFGSGGQTFGALVAVVTVGWVMNRATLLEQIAGDTPSAADRALIHWLRWVVPTAVMAAALWWLITDVLGAAQGV
- a CDS encoding NTP transferase domain-containing protein; the protein is MPSLDRIPPAETATPLAVILAAGEGSRLRKVRSAVPKPLVRLRGLSIAERSIAQLLTAGVERFVVVLGCDAALVRHEFERVARRRRCHISFVEAENWEKGNGCSAVAAAPLVGDGPFLLTMVDHLLSTEMIRHVLADPPALDEVALAVDHATEDVFDLADLTRVEVSGGRIEAIGNDLATWNAGDTGLFYCSSRLFEGLARAHRQGKFSLTDGIRECAAQGGVRAIDVTGKLWLDVDTPEAFQEATRWIDAAMEKGGEDGFISQFMNRPASRRLSVALSRTPLTPNHITLISFFMALLGAVGLATTDPWIWIAAGMLIQIASIVDGCDGEIARIKLLHSPQGAWLDTVLDRYSDLMIGLAVTFGASQLYDALWVWPAGFAATASFLMASYVTKEFQIRFRRPYPNGLLNKLKRRDLRIFVIAVGAVVGHPFMALLAVGLVTHLAVFLILVSGWQTTLDTWRVPTPQGIGTSTGPYIASEAYDWSNTDSGMSLGLGSKAGV
- a CDS encoding ImmA/IrrE family metallo-endopeptidase gives rise to the protein MAKNLKNIGSKLQEARTSRGLTQADIAPQLGVSRATVAQIETGRRSLKAEDLRRLAAFYGCSLSELLPPASDDQGTDGVAELFRSHPDLAEDQGPSSLAGVCAIARTLTDLEARLEIDATAYSLPLYRVERVTTAWQAARQGYRIAEDERRRLALGEGPIRFLDELLITSGVRSAKATLPTGVLSISIAQPDHGLLVVVDKNLGLAHRRFRYAHGLAHLLFDTEGPWRVCGAGGAPDLAEVRADAFASAFLIPQHGLRRYVETLGKETLGRVGPTVLSVYSEGDGRDKTGESRRVDGRQRRGRHPMTLSDVLRTAHYYGTSPSVAAHRLRNLRLLTDRELDQLQTMLQSEKRAPVDEELALQAAPHEMDSLCSRLAELAASALHRGHIDTPRFDEVADLAGVPVADRERLLAITATPPQQERESSSQTSHEGAG
- a CDS encoding histidine phosphatase family protein; this encodes MHRRALLVVASLLLIAPIAVEAQAEPIVIYVVRHAERADDGPNSGFTGDTSDPPISESGWARARLIAEMLDDAGVTQVHSTDYLRTRSTGEPTAEAEGLEIESYDPRDLPGFAARLRTMPGRHLVLGHSNTTPQLVEALGGDPGTAIEAMEYDRFYIVTIVGGTVSTVLLRFGEPFEGR